The Phocoena sinus isolate mPhoSin1 chromosome 18, mPhoSin1.pri, whole genome shotgun sequence DNA window tgggcttagttgctctgtggcatgtaggatcttccaggaccagggctcgtacccatgtcccctgcattggcaggcggattcttaaccactgcgccaccagggaagtcctcttacTGATTTCTCATTAAGCCCTAATTAGTAATTCTCAGTGTTACCAATTCTTGTACAATATAGACACCATCACTGATAGCCTACTGTCCCTTCTTGTCCAGAGGACCTATTtgccttactttttattttaataagcagCTTACATTGTATGTGGGGGAGAAAgtgaaaggaaggggaaggagtttCGAGTTGCATAAATGAGTACACTTTAAATAATCTTATGGatgaatttagaatttttaaaaagttaactgtTTTACCTTAATACTTTCTAGAAGGTACATATTAAGCATTGTGGATAATTTGTGTTTTACAGTAAGAACTGTAGCACCTAAATGATATCAcatccattttgttttattaattttatgatgtatttaaaatgtaaattttgatCTATTTGTATAAGCACTTGATTTTGATCTATTTCTTGGGTATTTGAAGCACCCAAGAAAATCTTTTGACTCTAATGCAGAGACTTTGTACCTTCCTGATTTTTTCTTACCATCATTGTTCCAGCCATGGCTGAATGGAGAAGGAACAATAGCTTCATTCTTGAACTACAAGAATATTTACATATTCAGTaggaacaaacatttatttgcttttcctttgggTATGATGATGAGCAAATTATTCTCCATAGTATATTATCAGTTCCCCCAGCCTCTATTGAACATCTCAGATGTTTCAGGTGTGGAATTACATGTGACTAAAAAGATGGTTCCTGAATTTCAATAAACCTAGAAATAGTATTATTACAgcaaaatataatacatttagtAGCCTTAATTAAATCAGGTGATATATACTGTCTAATTTTTCTTTACCTAAGTTGATGGAAAAGAGTTTATCTCCCTTATTATTCTTGGAGAAAAGCTTTGtgataccttttctttcttcaacaGTCTAACCATCAAAAATGATTGAGAAAAGAAGCTAAGCttggaaagaaaatgatttcttttaaaaaaaagctaacttCATATACCGAACATTTTGAAATCTCaacatgagggaaaaaaacctcatAAATTTAAGCATACTAAGAGTAATTTATACTTAGGTAACAGCAAGATGATATGTTATATCTTTACCAACATAttgaaataattagaataaatgaTTGAGAATGTGAAGATTGGAGTTCCTTCTATACAATGCCTGCTTATAACTGGAACATATACGCCAGGCACCATATATGTCTGTGTTAGCTGATTTAATAACTACAGGAACCCTATGAAATAATTATTAGTATTCCCACTTAATACACATGAAAAAGTACAAATCCAAGTTCAGAGCcattaagaaacttgcctaaaATCATTGAGCTAGTAAGTTGTAGAGCTGATGTTCAGTTTGCAGACTTGCTGACATCATAGCACATGATTTTACACTTTACCTGTAAATGGAGATAAATGATACCAACCTACTTTTTGTATAACGTATATAAAAATTTCATCATAGCAGTAAGTTTGTACTCAATATGTGATACACAGTTTTGGTAAAGTAACTATCAACTATTTAGTTCATTCAGTCTTAATTCTCTCTTAaaatttagagaattttaaattgagAAGCAAAGATGTTTGTGCAAGAGGTATTTCTCAAGGGgctagaaaatattttacaaagagtagaaaaagaaTCAACCTATTCCTTTAACCTACAGTTCTATTCCTAAGAGCTTAATCTTATACTGTGAATCTCCTTTTATCTTCTAAATTTCACTGGAATCTAGTTTCAGGGTTAAACTACATTTTAGCCACCCATGTATGTTTTAGGTGGTAATCCTCCAATTTCcactaggcaaaaaaaaaaaactaaccaatTACcaagattattttagaaaaactgaCTTAATATTATATAGCTATTCAGAACACACCAATGATAACACTATGCCAAAGTAGTATCTTTCAATAGTGCATATATTCAATTAcagttaaatttaaaactttaggtTGGGAAAATAATTATCTTCAAATATATAACGAAATAGACCTGGGAGTGGGTTATAGACATCTCGTTTGATGACAAGTACAGTATGAGCAAGGAATGATCAAGCAGCTGCTAAAAACATTAAAGCGAGGTCAGATTGCACTAATGATTATATAGAGTTTGCTCATCATGGGAAATAGTAGTATTATGTTGCAAGCAGACCATACATGCAATATTATTCTGAATACTAGGTTACATAgaatagtaaatattaaaatgtataaaggaaaataagatcAAGATGATGGGAGATAGTGGAAATAATGGTATTTGACAAATGATTCCAGGAACTGAGTCTTTTGATTTTACAAAATAGAAGACTAAGAGAAAGGCAtaatacttgttttaaaataatttaaaatcttccatatGGCAAAGGACATAGGCTTAACTAGAAAGCCCGGGTAGTTTGCACTTTCTAGAGAAGGATACAAAGGAGTGGGGTTGGCTGCCTGAGAAAGCCTTAGCATCCTTCACCACTTATTTGAAGGAGACAGAACCATCACACCACCTGTGTGTGATGTGTGGGGATGAATTTTGTACCTTGTAGATCAGATCATTGACTCCTGGGGCACCTCACAGTTCTTAAACTACAGCTTTTATTAACTAGCCTGATAATTGATAAGgacttttaaacatattttctttatgtttcactAAAGAGAAATCATTTTACTTCATTATGCAGACATTGTTAATATGGGTTGCTGGGTATGTATgggatttaaatgtgaaaatgattATTACATTGTAATCTTATAGATaagtataaataatttataaataactataaataacCTTATATATAGCTGCTATaagattcaaaattttaattcttttcctgtCAATCTTATGTTCCTTAGGGGTGAAAACATTAgcaagtgattttattttctgtactgTTAGATATTGCAAACCTTTTCTTAAAGTTATATAAAGCATGTCAAGTCGTCTCCTTTCCCTACTCCAACACTCAGTACTTTTTAATGGCAAAGATCTGGCCTGTATTTTATCAATTTGACATggagtttttttttctaattctgtttcttTAGTCTGTATTACAGGTCACTGAAGCATACCATAAGTACTTGTCTCAAGTGGTCAGTTACATAAAATGTACTGGGCTGACTGTTTAGAATAAAAAGCAGTCTGGCATTATGATGTGCTAATTATTACTTTCAGAGAAAGAATTAGTTAATTCATTCTTAAAGTATATTGTATTAGTTACAAATTTAAGATGTAAAAATAGTGTAACTTATGAGGGAGTGAAATGATTAACCACTTGTGATTAGTGCTCATAAGTTTTAACCGTAAGATATTCTAAAACATATTTGCTCAATTAGCATATTTGGGAAAGCAGTTGCTTTTGCAAGGGTAATTTATAGGCAATCACCTGAAAACATATCAACAGGCATAGATAagcatttttcattattaatcaTCATTGCTATACCTCTGCTGTTTAaatagtgtttctgttttttatggcatttgataaaattttaaggGTATGGTCTTGGTATTAAGGCAAGATGTTCAAAGAGGTTAATCAcgtttatttttagctttttcttaaaatattcatattttaggCAAATAATATCTTTAACTTTTGATTAATCATTTTTAGTAATGTGTCTTTgctaattttctccttttctttgttttatttgccctttttctctataattaaaaaagaagacctcttcctaaaagaaacaaaaacagtggTAACAATGGAATGATTTATAATGTGAAATTATTAGTTTTTGTgtatagatgtttttaaaatttctgaagaaataaaaggcaagcaGGTGACAAGAGTCTTTCTCCTTGCATtggctctttcattttcttcaatggCTTTTCCACTTTCCTTATCTGACCAAAGCAATTTGAGGAATATTCTTACAGCAAACCTGATTTTTAGCAAAATCTGTGAGTCTTGATAGTTTAATTGAAGTGAGCATGTATATATTACTGTCAAAGAATTACTTAATTCAGAATAATATACAACATATATGACTTATTTGCTAAACTCTTTTTGGGTATTATCTCATGTAATGCTCCTTGTAAACCTATGAGTTGCTGTCtatgtgagaaaactgagatgtaGAGAAGTTGAGTAACACATGTAGGAAGTGGTGGAGTCTAAACTCAGACTCAGATCTGACCTAACAGACTGAGGTCTTAAATACCAATGCCATGATAAGGTATCTCTCAAGGGAATCTGAGTAGATTGACATCTTTTGGAGCAGAAATATGCTTCCCACCCTGACTTCTGGACAAGCTTTGTAATCTATTTAACCTTAactttaaaagaggaaatgagtTGGAGAGAGGTACACatttttacaaatcatatattcattctttgGACTTCACTATAGCATTTTAACAAAGATGCTGACCATTAAATGTTGTTTATACTAGCTTCAGGGCAGAAGCCATctacttatttaaaattaatctttagctagctattagaaaaaaataagcaaaactgtCTGAggcaagaaatttaaaatatacactatGTGATGCCATGAAAAGAACTTTGGAGTGGACAGCCCAGGGGTCTTATTGAAGCATGGCCACTTACATAACTTTGGGTAAGTTACTCTGAGCCTTAGCTTGTTCATCTGTAGAAGGATGAGATTAAGTAATTCAAAGcattgttgcaaggattaaatgagataaaatgccaggcacatagtagaaTAATCATTCCCCTTTTTTCTATTCCAAGTTTTAAATAAAGTTGGGTGTGTTTTTGAATGGAAGAGTATCAGTACTTTTATTATTTGAAGTTTGAAAAGGGTGACATTTTCTAGTctcttttttgtagtatattctcCTAGTTGAAATATGGATGCAGccttttgatgttgagttgcatTTTCTTGAGTGTCTAAGCTGCCAAAAATAGTTTGTTTACTTTGTATTAAATAGTAGAAGATCTTAGCGATGTTAGAGGAAAGACAATGGTGGATAGTACTGTATTTGCTTTAACTGTCATTGAAACATCCAGTTTTCTTCCATGTTAAAGTTTAGTTGTCTTATTTAGGTAGTGCTTTAGTTGGCAGAGTACAGAATAAAACCCTTGAGGTAGGGATTCAGATGATTTCCTAATATCTGATAGAATCATCAATAATCCTTGCCTAATTCTTATGTAACTTTAGAGaatattctcttttctaaaaAGAGAATATCAGAACACAGTGAAATGTCTCAGAGTTCTCCTGAAACATTATATTGCCGTTCCTCCCTGGCAGCCAGGCGCGCCTCCAGTCCTCCCCTCGGTCCCCAGCAGCGGAACAGCGGCTGGGAGGCCTTCCGGCGCCGTTTGCTGCGTGGCCGCCTCCTCTGCGGTGCTACGACGTACTGCGAGAAGTAGAGCTCCGGGGTGGAGATGTGTCTCTTCCTTGAAGACCTGCGGGAGGGTTCCTGCATCCTCTGCCTCTGCTCCAGGGCGTTTGTGGAAGATCGGAAATTGTGCAGTTTGGGATTAAAAGGCTACTACGTTAAAGACGATGGCAACAGTGCAGGAGAGCAAGctacagaagaggaagaaggtggtcgTTCCCAGGGCACTGCAGAGTCACGTGACAGCAAAGACGTAAGCCCAGATGAAAGTGAACTTGATTCTGAGACTGAACTCATGAGAAGTATGGGACTGCCACTTCAGTTTGGTAGGGTTTCTGCACATAAGAATTTTGAGGTATCTATGAATACtagaaacaaagttaaaaaagagaaaaatcatcaaAAGGAGTACTTAGATGAAATTAAGAGAGAATCTTGGAGACAAGAATGTGAGGAAGATGACATTTTGGCTTCAGATGATCCATCTTCATCTGAGAATGAGAACACCAGAAGGTATAAACTTCGAACCGAAAAAGACATTGAAGGTGAGAATCTTCCTGCTGAAAATACATTATCTCCACAGCTGGAAATTACGGAGCTCTGGGAGAAGTACTGGAAGGAATACCGGGGGGAACTGCTGTGGCAAAGCTGGCAAGAAAAGCATGCAGGTCAGACACCGTCCTCAGAACCCTGGAACATCCCTAATACAAAGGCGGAATGGGAGCAGCATTATAGCCAGCTGTATTGGTATTATTTGGAACAGTTGCAGTATTGGGAAGCCCAGGGTTGGACTTTTGATGCTTCACAAAGCTGTGATACGGATACTTGTGTGTCTAAAACAGTAGTTGACAACAAGAAAGACGAAAATCGCACGAAAGCAGATGAactttcttctccatcttcatcAATGGATAGCGAAAGCTCTAGTTCAAGTGATAAAGATCATAATGAAATTCTTGATGGACTTAGTAATATAAGTCTGAATTCAGAGAATGTAGAACAGAGCCGATTAGATCCCTCTGTGTGTTGTGATGGACAGCAGAAGAGAATGCCTTGCTTAGGGCCAAAGTGAACCATGTAATGGAGGAACAAGGAAAGCAGCTTGTCTGGGAACAGAAGCACAAGCCAACCAGCTCAGGGTTCGCAAGAGTCATCAGAAGCAAACACAATCAAAGACAGACCACACCTCATCGGCACTGATGGAGATGAGAATGGCAAAGATCCACCTGAACAGAAGCCAAGCAAATTCAAGAGGAGCCACGAACTGGATGGACATTGATGAAAACCCGGATTCAGACTTTGATGTTGACGGTTCCCTTCTAGGATTCAAGCATGGCTCAGGACAAAAATATGGTGGAATTTCAAATTTCAATCACCGGCAGGTCAGGTATCCACACAAGAATGTGAAGTACGAGTCAAAGTACTTGGACATGAGAAGACAAGtcaatatgaaaaacaaacacatcTTCTTCACTGAAGAGCCAGGAAAAACTCTtttcaagaaaagcaaaactttgaGTAAGGTAGAAAAATTCCTAAAATGGGTAATGAACCAATGGATGAGGAAGCATCGCAGGAGTCAGTTTCTCATAACAATGTGCAAGATACTTGCACAAGCAGTGGTTCAGAGGAACAAGAAGTGTCTGTTGAAAAAGGGGATGACCCACCGGAGACGAGTGAGCCAGAACCTGGAAAGCGTCGTGCCATGTCTCCAGCTGGGGAAGTGGGAACAGAGAAAACTGAGAGGGACAGCACAGAAGTAGCAGTGACAGATGAGGGTGACTGCCCCACCCAGGCTGCACCAGACCGTCTTCAGGTAGA harbors:
- the LOC116743182 gene encoding LOW QUALITY PROTEIN: trimethylguanosine synthase-like (The sequence of the model RefSeq protein was modified relative to this genomic sequence to represent the inferred CDS: inserted 4 bases in 3 codons; deleted 3 bases in 3 codons; substituted 1 base at 1 genomic stop codon), with the translated sequence MCLFLEDLREGSCILCLCSRAFVEDRKLCSLGLKGYYVKDDGNSAGEQATEEEEGGRSQGTAESRDSKDVSPDESELDSETELMRSMGLPLQFGRVSAHKNFEVSMNTRNKVKKEKNHQKEYLDEIKRESWRQECEEDDILASDDPSSSENENTRRYKLRTEKDIEGENLPAENTLSPQLEITELWEKYWKEYRGELLWQSWQEKHAGQTPSSEPWNIPNTKAEWEQHYSQLYWYYLEQLQYWEAQGWTFDASQSCDTDTCVSKTVVDNKKDENRTKADELSSPSSSMDSESSSSSDKDHNEILDGLSNISLNSENVEQSRLDPSVCCDGXSRRECLAXGQSEPCNGGTXESSLSGNRSTSQPAQGSQESSEANTIKDRPHLIGTDGDENGKDPPEQKPSKFKRSHELMDIDENPDSDFDVDGSLLGFKHGSGQKYGGISNFNHRQVRYPHKNVKYESKYLDMRRQVNMKNKHIFFTEEPGKTLFKKSKTLSKVEKFLKWXNEPMDEEASQESVSHNNVQDTCTSSGSEEQEVSVEKGDDPPETSEPEPGKRRAMSPAGEVGTEKTERDSTEVAVTDEGDCPTQAAPDRLQVETEAENKKKKKSKKRKGIGLPPEITAVPELAKYWAQRYRLFSPFDDGIRLDREGWFSVIPEITEHIAGRVSPSFQCDTVVDAFCGVEGNTIQFALAGKRVITIDIDPVKIDLAHSNAEVYGVADKIEFICGDFLQLASVLKADVVFLSPPWGGPHYTTAEIFDISTMMSPDGLEIFRLSQKMTNNIIYFLPRNANINQVASLAGPGGQVEIEQNFNNRLKAITAYLGELIYRSASES